One window of Ardenticatenales bacterium genomic DNA carries:
- a CDS encoding MoxR family ATPase: MTDVQEIANRIITNVEKVIVGKRSAVQLTVLGLLCQGHMLIEDVPGVGKTVLAKAIARSVGCNFRRIQFTPDMLPTDVTGVSVFNQKTREFEFRPGPIHAQIVLADEINRATPKTQSALLEAMEERQVTVDGTTYPLTPPFMVLATQNPIEYEGTFPLPEAQLDRFMLRIRLGYPSKADEIEILNRQQLVHPVNTIEQVVSVEELIAAQEAIKTIYLDELVKEYVVDIVRQTRVHPDVYLGASSRGALSIYRLTQARAALFNRDYVLPDDVKALAEPALAHRIIVGPAARIKDIEPGTLVTDILDKIPVPGAQPAR, from the coding sequence ATGACGGATGTGCAAGAAATCGCCAATCGCATCATCACCAACGTAGAAAAAGTCATCGTCGGCAAACGTTCCGCCGTCCAACTAACCGTACTCGGTTTACTCTGCCAGGGACACATGCTCATTGAAGATGTGCCGGGCGTCGGCAAAACCGTGCTGGCGAAAGCCATTGCTCGCTCCGTCGGCTGCAATTTCCGCCGCATCCAGTTCACACCCGACATGCTGCCCACCGATGTCACCGGCGTCTCCGTTTTCAACCAAAAAACGCGCGAGTTTGAATTCCGCCCCGGCCCCATCCACGCGCAAATCGTCCTCGCAGACGAAATCAACCGCGCCACCCCCAAAACCCAATCCGCCCTGCTGGAAGCGATGGAAGAGCGTCAGGTCACAGTGGACGGAACCACCTACCCCCTCACGCCCCCCTTCATGGTCCTGGCGACACAGAACCCCATTGAGTATGAAGGAACCTTCCCCCTCCCCGAGGCGCAGCTCGACCGCTTCATGCTGCGCATTCGCCTCGGATACCCCAGCAAAGCCGACGAAATCGAAATCCTGAACCGTCAGCAACTTGTCCATCCCGTAAACACCATTGAGCAAGTGGTTTCCGTCGAAGAACTGATCGCCGCGCAAGAGGCCATCAAAACCATTTACCTCGACGAACTCGTGAAGGAATACGTCGTGGACATCGTGCGGCAAACGCGCGTCCATCCCGATGTGTACCTGGGAGCCAGCTCTCGCGGCGCGCTTTCCATTTATCGCCTGACGCAGGCGCGCGCCGCCCTCTTCAATCGGGATTACGTCCTGCCCGATGACGTGAAGGCGCTGGCGGAACCGGCACTGGCCCACCGCATCATCGTTGGTCCCGCCGCCCGCATCAAGGACATTGAACCGGGCACGCTGGTCACGGATATTCTGGACAAAATCCCCGTTCCTGGCGCACAGCCAGCACGCTAG
- a CDS encoding DUF58 domain-containing protein, producing the protein MFKRRNVVLILAILALIGGLSNGRDLLFNLAYLLGLLLIVSFLWAWSNLRWVHLSRLTRSRYAQAGGTFEERFTVRNTSIIPKLWLEVRDYSGLSTHHASRVITNLGSRSQVTWRVNTVCAQRGQYQLGPLRLSTSDPFGLFPMQRDLTQTGTLVVYPTTVDISYFALPVGVLPGGDALRRRTHYITTNASGVRDYAPGDSYSRIHWPSTARRDRLIVKEFELDPLADIWIVPDMSMLAHVEAIPKERKAALEDADRPIWMQQEAYKLPESTEEYTITIAASLTQYFLRFDRNVGLMAYAQAREVIQPDRGERQRNKILETLAVLRTQGELTIEQVMQAELQVFPRGTTLIVVTPTNNELWATVARQLKRRGLRIVTVLVEPASFGGHKSAEPLATFLQANGLTTYVVHNGDNLSVALSRKPVGVHSFAL; encoded by the coding sequence ATGTTCAAACGACGAAACGTTGTCCTCATTCTGGCGATTCTGGCCCTCATCGGCGGTCTGAGCAATGGCCGCGACCTGCTGTTCAACCTGGCTTATTTGCTGGGGCTGCTGCTGATCGTCTCTTTCCTCTGGGCCTGGAGCAATCTACGCTGGGTACACCTTTCCCGCCTCACGCGCAGCCGCTACGCGCAAGCCGGCGGCACATTTGAAGAGCGTTTTACGGTGCGCAACACCAGCATCATTCCCAAACTGTGGTTGGAAGTGCGCGACTACTCCGGGCTGTCCACCCACCATGCCAGCCGCGTCATCACCAACCTGGGCAGCCGCAGCCAGGTGACGTGGCGCGTGAACACCGTTTGCGCGCAGCGAGGGCAGTATCAATTGGGGCCACTGCGCTTGAGTACGAGCGATCCGTTCGGCCTGTTTCCCATGCAGCGGGACCTGACACAAACAGGCACGCTGGTCGTTTACCCAACAACGGTGGACATCAGCTATTTTGCGCTGCCCGTGGGCGTGCTGCCCGGCGGGGACGCGCTGCGGCGGCGCACGCACTACATCACCACCAACGCTTCCGGGGTGCGCGATTATGCCCCCGGCGACAGCTACAGTCGCATTCACTGGCCTAGCACGGCGCGGCGCGACCGATTGATCGTGAAGGAATTTGAACTGGACCCGTTGGCAGACATCTGGATCGTGCCCGATATGTCCATGCTGGCGCACGTAGAGGCCATCCCCAAAGAGAGAAAAGCCGCTCTGGAAGACGCTGACCGGCCTATCTGGATGCAGCAGGAAGCGTACAAACTTCCCGAATCCACGGAAGAGTATACGATCACGATTGCCGCCTCGCTGACGCAGTATTTTCTCCGTTTTGACCGCAATGTGGGCTTGATGGCTTACGCTCAGGCGCGCGAAGTGATTCAGCCAGACCGTGGGGAGCGGCAGCGCAACAAGATTTTGGAGACGCTGGCGGTGCTACGGACGCAAGGCGAATTGACGATTGAGCAGGTGATGCAGGCGGAGCTGCAGGTTTTTCCACGAGGGACGACCCTGATAGTGGTGACGCCAACCAATAACGAGTTGTGGGCCACGGTGGCGCGGCAACTGAAGCGGCGCGGCCTGCGCATCGTCACGGTGCTGGTGGAGCCGGCCTCGTTTGGCGGCCATAAGTCTGCCGAACCGCTGGCGACTTTCCTGCAAGCCAATGGCCTGACGACCTACGTGGTGCATAACGGTGATAATCTGTCTGTTGCGTTGAGTCGGAAACCGGTCGGCGTTCATTCGTTTGCGCTCTAG
- a CDS encoding DUF362 domain-containing protein produces the protein MNVNKKHLMVDRRQFLQLSSAAALSVGLDKIRLPRTPRGSYTVGVGHDTEGYAATLRAIQASEGWNPAGINGKRVIIKPNLVQPETADSGVTTDPEVVRAIVDMALAANAAEIWIVETSLTGAFFQECGYGYFDGYDPRVSLVDLNGLPYGMAPVPGGMAYSAIALPIALFDENAYVVSVAKMKVHNLTMASLSMKNMYGFPPIEFYTAPPRLGRYAMHNRSVNESTVDLNLARQPDFAVVDGIWALEGMGPWGGVPRRMDLVMAGANALAVDYVCLMAMGIPSMRVPHLLYATISGLGPAGLADINIQGDGFNPAAFEIPLSLPTASPPQANPFTFNPQAGEGTVISCAVNMPCQMMIEVVEAQPFSPDLPRVRLLRDWGAQDAGIITIPWDGRTDNGDIAPPATYGVRVAARGYLAQNVIFSFGWAQVVNPNT, from the coding sequence ATGAACGTCAACAAAAAGCATCTGATGGTGGACAGACGCCAGTTCTTGCAACTTTCGTCCGCGGCCGCGCTCAGCGTGGGGTTGGACAAGATACGCCTGCCGCGCACACCGCGCGGCAGTTATACGGTGGGCGTGGGACACGACACCGAGGGGTACGCAGCCACCCTGCGCGCCATTCAAGCCAGTGAAGGCTGGAATCCTGCCGGCATAAACGGCAAGCGCGTCATCATCAAGCCCAACCTGGTGCAGCCAGAAACCGCGGACAGCGGCGTCACCACAGACCCGGAAGTCGTGCGAGCCATTGTAGACATGGCGCTGGCCGCCAACGCCGCCGAAATCTGGATCGTGGAAACCTCCCTCACCGGCGCGTTCTTTCAAGAGTGCGGCTATGGCTATTTTGACGGCTACGACCCGCGCGTGAGCCTGGTTGACCTGAATGGGCTGCCCTACGGCATGGCGCCCGTGCCCGGAGGCATGGCTTACAGCGCCATCGCCCTGCCCATCGCCCTGTTCGACGAGAATGCATACGTGGTCAGCGTCGCCAAAATGAAGGTCCACAACCTGACCATGGCCAGCCTCTCCATGAAGAATATGTATGGCTTTCCCCCCATTGAATTCTACACGGCGCCGCCGCGCCTGGGGCGTTATGCCATGCACAACCGCAGCGTCAACGAGAGTACGGTTGACCTGAACCTGGCGCGCCAGCCGGATTTCGCGGTGGTGGATGGCATTTGGGCGCTGGAGGGGATGGGGCCGTGGGGCGGCGTGCCCCGGCGCATGGACCTGGTGATGGCGGGGGCGAATGCCCTGGCGGTGGATTACGTCTGCCTGATGGCCATGGGGATTCCGTCGATGCGCGTGCCGCACCTGCTGTACGCGACCATCAGCGGACTGGGGCCGGCGGGGCTGGCGGACATCAATATCCAGGGGGACGGGTTCAACCCGGCGGCGTTTGAGATTCCCCTTTCCCTCCCGACCGCCTCCCCACCGCAGGCAAATCCGTTCACCTTCAACCCGCAAGCGGGCGAGGGGACGGTGATTTCGTGCGCGGTGAATATGCCCTGCCAGATGATGATTGAGGTGGTGGAGGCGCAGCCTTTCAGCCCGGATTTGCCCCGGGTGCGTTTGCTGCGAGATTGGGGAGCGCAAGATGCCGGCATTATCACCATCCCCTGGGACGGACGAACAGACAATGGGGACATCGCGCCGCCCGCCACCTACGGCGTGCGCGTCGCCGCCCGCGGCTATCTGGCGCAAAACGTCATCTTCTCATTCGGCTGGGCGCAGGTCGTCAATCCCAACACCTAG
- a CDS encoding lamin tail domain-containing protein: protein MRFQTRLPQFVLVCMLGLLVPTARAFQAAEGLLITEVYYNTPGADEEEEWIEIANVGAAAINLAGYKLGDEENKGQREGMRMFPEGAGVAPGQVLVVAQTAAGFRELFGKSPDFEMQDTDPDVPDMLPYAAWAGGDVGLANGGDEVLLLDVLDKVVDALNYGDSTQFFTPAIGAVLRGQSIERVPASCDTDSAGDWQPQRQPTPGVISFDGECVTAPQPEAAASAAANAGSAPAADGLPPIGQIQGTRDVAAFINQEVTFRGVVTGMYEDRNVEGTTYYTLFVQDAPGAEDGDPATSDGIAIFAGVRRPQVVIGDLIRVRGQVTEFFGYTEIDDNNLQIDVESHGSPLPEPVPVNPPADTAAAAAYFEPLESMRVSLPGVVPVLGPTFSGCGFAAAAAEAGVTRVVRQRESDPIGQIIPILHTTDITCAGFPDVRVGDEVAGIIGPLIYNFDQFKIVQQQPAALQVTYAEPAPLPQPLRPGPNQFTVATFNVENYFDLIDDTHLDAEPKPSPAELSIKQAKLTYAISNLLGCPTILGVMEVEKASLLQDLADQMTATCGFTYDVNHLESPDSRGIDVALLTQPGRVAVQSLALRQTCSPIETESNDGSVNCPAGEFPLFSRPPLHAVLTVDGETYTVMVNHFKSKRGGDLETESQRVAQARHLDTLADEALASDTAARVIIMGDFNDYNQSPPMLALTAGGKLVDTLQRVPESARYSFVFSGASQLIDGMFVSPALDQRIVDVKIMHVNADYPDALSLDTSPAGIPYKSSDHDIPMLLLQLGDDAPAAPAPAATAATEMPVPASGPGAGTLAAVVGGVVALLLVGVASVVLSRRRRG, encoded by the coding sequence ATGCGTTTTCAAACTCGCTTGCCGCAATTCGTTTTGGTTTGTATGCTGGGCCTGCTGGTCCCCACAGCGCGCGCCTTTCAGGCGGCGGAGGGGCTGCTGATCACGGAAGTATACTACAACACGCCGGGCGCGGATGAGGAAGAGGAGTGGATCGAGATCGCCAACGTAGGCGCGGCGGCCATCAATCTCGCCGGCTATAAGCTGGGGGATGAGGAGAACAAGGGGCAGCGGGAAGGAATGCGGATGTTCCCGGAGGGAGCCGGCGTCGCGCCCGGTCAGGTGCTCGTGGTGGCGCAGACGGCGGCGGGGTTCCGCGAGTTGTTTGGGAAGTCGCCCGATTTTGAGATGCAGGATACGGACCCGGACGTGCCCGATATGCTTCCCTATGCCGCCTGGGCGGGGGGGGACGTGGGGCTGGCAAACGGGGGGGATGAGGTGCTGCTGCTGGATGTGTTGGATAAGGTGGTGGATGCGCTGAATTATGGGGACAGCACGCAATTTTTCACCCCGGCGATTGGCGCGGTGTTGCGGGGGCAGAGTATTGAGCGTGTGCCGGCATCTTGCGACACCGACAGCGCCGGAGATTGGCAGCCGCAACGCCAGCCCACCCCCGGCGTGATCAGCTTCGACGGCGAATGCGTTACCGCGCCCCAACCCGAAGCCGCGGCCAGTGCCGCGGCCAATGCCGGCAGCGCCCCCGCCGCCGACGGCCTGCCCCCCATCGGTCAAATTCAGGGCACGCGGGATGTAGCCGCCTTCATCAACCAGGAAGTCACCTTTCGCGGCGTCGTCACCGGCATGTACGAAGACCGCAACGTCGAAGGAACCACCTACTACACCCTCTTTGTGCAGGACGCCCCCGGCGCGGAAGACGGCGACCCCGCCACCTCGGATGGCATCGCCATCTTTGCCGGCGTGCGGCGGCCCCAGGTCGTCATCGGCGACCTGATCCGCGTGCGCGGCCAGGTGACGGAATTCTTCGGCTATACGGAGATCGACGACAATAACCTGCAAATTGACGTGGAGAGTCACGGTAGCCCGCTGCCAGAGCCGGTCCCCGTGAACCCCCCGGCGGATACCGCGGCGGCGGCGGCGTACTTCGAGCCGCTGGAGAGTATGCGCGTGTCGTTGCCGGGGGTTGTGCCCGTGTTGGGGCCGACGTTTAGCGGCTGTGGCTTTGCCGCGGCCGCGGCGGAGGCGGGCGTGACGCGCGTCGTCCGCCAGCGGGAGAGCGACCCCATCGGCCAGATTATTCCCATCCTGCACACGACGGACATCACCTGCGCCGGTTTTCCTGACGTGCGGGTGGGGGATGAAGTTGCCGGCATTATCGGCCCCCTCATCTACAACTTCGACCAGTTCAAAATCGTGCAGCAGCAGCCCGCCGCCCTGCAAGTCACCTATGCTGAGCCGGCTCCCCTGCCGCAGCCGCTTCGCCCCGGCCCAAACCAGTTCACCGTCGCCACCTTCAATGTGGAAAACTACTTCGACCTCATCGACGACACCCACCTGGACGCCGAACCGAAGCCATCTCCCGCGGAATTAAGCATCAAACAGGCCAAGCTCACCTACGCCATTAGCAACCTCCTCGGCTGCCCCACCATCCTGGGCGTGATGGAGGTGGAAAAAGCGTCGCTGCTGCAAGACCTGGCCGACCAGATGACGGCTACTTGCGGCTTCACCTACGATGTCAACCACCTGGAAAGCCCGGACAGCCGGGGCATTGACGTGGCCCTGCTCACCCAACCGGGGCGCGTTGCCGTGCAGTCGCTGGCGCTGCGCCAGACCTGTTCGCCTATTGAGACGGAATCGAATGATGGCTCTGTTAATTGCCCCGCCGGCGAGTTCCCCTTGTTTTCCCGCCCGCCGCTGCACGCCGTCCTCACCGTGGATGGCGAAACGTACACCGTCATGGTGAATCACTTCAAATCAAAGCGGGGCGGCGACCTGGAGACGGAGTCGCAGCGGGTGGCGCAGGCGCGGCATCTGGACACGCTGGCGGACGAGGCGCTGGCGTCAGATACGGCGGCCCGCGTGATCATCATGGGGGATTTCAATGATTACAACCAGTCGCCGCCGATGCTCGCGCTCACGGCGGGCGGCAAGCTGGTGGATACTTTGCAGCGCGTGCCCGAATCGGCTCGCTATAGTTTCGTGTTCAGCGGCGCATCCCAGTTGATTGACGGTATGTTTGTCTCGCCCGCGCTGGATCAGCGGATCGTGGATGTGAAGATTATGCACGTGAACGCCGACTACCCGGACGCGCTCAGTCTGGATACGTCGCCTGCCGGCATTCCCTACAAATCGTCCGACCACGACATTCCCATGCTGCTGCTGCAACTGGGTGACGATGCACCCGCCGCGCCCGCGCCCGCGGCCACTGCGGCCACGGAAATGCCCGTGCCGGCATCCGGACCGGGCGCGGGCACGCTGGCGGCGGTGGTTGGCGGCGTCGTGGCCTTGCTGCTGGTGGGGGTGGCCAGCGTGGTCTTGTCCCGCCGGCGCCGCGGTTGA
- a CDS encoding DNA alkylation repair protein codes for MPAKPNKDTPLLTRDQILDRLRALSNPENVAGMSRFGIQSDHVYGVSMPDLRRLAREAGKSHELARQLWQINSRETRILASLVDVPKQVTAAQMEAWAAEFDNWETCDQVVSNLFQQTPFAYEKARAWSEREEEYVKRAGFVLMARLAVKDKKATDADLAQFLPIIEREANDSRAMVKKGVNWALRQIGKRNLALNEAAIGCATRILKQDNRHGNWVGGDALSELTSEAVQARLQPRTATRQENR; via the coding sequence ATGCCGGCAAAACCAAATAAAGACACCCCCTTGCTCACACGCGACCAGATTCTCGATCGCCTGCGCGCCCTGTCTAACCCGGAGAATGTTGCCGGCATGTCCCGTTTTGGCATTCAATCCGACCACGTCTACGGCGTCTCCATGCCCGATCTGCGCCGGTTGGCGCGGGAAGCGGGCAAAAGCCACGAACTGGCGCGCCAACTGTGGCAGATTAACAGCCGCGAGACACGCATCCTGGCCAGCCTGGTGGATGTTCCCAAACAGGTGACGGCGGCGCAAATGGAAGCGTGGGCCGCCGAATTCGACAACTGGGAAACCTGCGACCAGGTCGTGTCCAACCTCTTCCAGCAGACACCGTTTGCCTATGAAAAGGCGCGGGCGTGGAGCGAACGGGAAGAGGAATACGTCAAACGGGCGGGATTCGTCCTCATGGCACGACTGGCGGTTAAGGACAAGAAGGCGACCGACGCCGATCTGGCCCAATTCCTGCCGATCATCGAACGGGAAGCGAACGACAGCCGGGCAATGGTGAAAAAGGGCGTCAACTGGGCGCTGCGGCAGATCGGCAAGCGCAATCTAGCCTTGAACGAAGCCGCCATCGGCTGCGCCACCCGCATTTTGAAACAAGATAACCGGCACGGCAACTGGGTGGGAGGCGACGCCCTAAGCGAACTGACGAGCGAAGCGGTGCAGGCGCGGCTGCAACCGCGCACGGCGACCAGGCAGGAAAACCGATGA
- a CDS encoding GNAT family N-acetyltransferase, with translation MTTVSLRPAQATDADVIKAMVRGARLNPFRLDWERFWVAVDEAGRIVGCVQLKPHEDGVLELASLVTDAAWRGQGVAHQLVRHLQTEAGPPLWLMCESGLTPFYRRFGFVEVHQLREMPGHFRMIRRLSRFFMPPWRRHYLAIMRWEGE, from the coding sequence ATGACGACGGTCTCACTGCGGCCGGCACAAGCGACGGATGCGGACGTGATCAAAGCGATGGTGCGGGGCGCGCGCCTGAATCCTTTCCGCCTGGATTGGGAGCGGTTTTGGGTTGCGGTGGACGAAGCCGGACGGATTGTCGGCTGCGTGCAGCTAAAGCCGCATGAAGATGGCGTGCTGGAGCTGGCGTCGCTGGTGACGGACGCAGCCTGGCGTGGGCAGGGCGTGGCGCACCAGCTTGTGCGTCATTTGCAAACAGAGGCGGGGCCGCCGCTGTGGCTGATGTGCGAGTCGGGGTTAACGCCGTTTTACCGCCGCTTTGGGTTTGTGGAGGTACACCAGTTGCGGGAGATGCCCGGGCATTTCCGCATGATACGCCGCCTCTCCCGTTTTTTCATGCCTCCCTGGCGGCGTCATTACCTGGCGATTATGCGCTGGGAGGGTGAGTAG
- the lon gene encoding endopeptidase La: MSSTPNLVPLVPLRGGALFPGVTTNVTIGRRRSLAAAQAATQEDGQIMILVQYNADVDEPEGPDLVPIGILANVRDVVRAPHVGVQMLVELQRRVRFVEITSSDPFLAGIYAELEDGSDTIAPELMASAIAHLEKYAELMGEVNRQVLAAMRTKATAGELADYLAGLLGLPFELQLQLLTNTNGLERLEMVQQHLEQEIRIAEVKQSIQQDARQSAEKAQREFMLREQMKSIRKELGEDEPDLIEELRAKVEDANMPEEVNKRALEEIKRLERQGQHSAEASVIRTYLEWLIEIPWTILTEDNLDTNHVRQVLDEDHYGLEDVKDRIVEYVAVRKLAGSNMKGAIINLNGPPGVGKTSIASSVARAMGRKMVRISLGGVRDEAEIRGHRRTYIGAIPGRLIRALRDAKTRNPVIVLDEIDKVGSDWRGDPSSALLEVLDPEQNHSFTDHYLEVPVDLSQVVFITTSNTTSTIPEPLFDRMESISMAGYIEDEKLCIARDYLIRKQKEANGIGAVDASITDAALRKMVRHHTREAGVRQFERNIGSVVRKLAVKVAEGEDGPFVVDEEDVTTFLGPDKFTYGTAEEKDEVGVSTGLAVSGYGGDVLSIEVSLMEGNGRVILTGSLGEVMQESAQAALTYARANARRLGLEPAVFDKINIHIHVPAGATPKDGPSAGTAMATAIISALTRRPVSRDVAMTGEVTLRGKVLAIGGLKAKTIAAHRAGIKTVLLPKDNAKDIPELPDRIRSDLNLVAVSHLDEVLEVALLDPVGPPFMVNAEDDGEQSGMKLPPPPTGDSSGEIVRA, from the coding sequence ATGAGTTCAACGCCGAATCTAGTCCCCCTTGTTCCCTTGCGCGGAGGCGCGCTGTTTCCCGGCGTGACTACAAACGTGACGATTGGCCGCCGCCGCTCGTTGGCCGCGGCGCAGGCGGCTACCCAGGAAGACGGACAGATTATGATTCTGGTACAGTACAATGCCGATGTGGATGAGCCGGAAGGACCGGACCTGGTTCCCATCGGAATCCTGGCAAACGTGCGCGATGTTGTGCGCGCGCCACATGTGGGCGTGCAGATGTTGGTGGAATTGCAACGAAGGGTGCGTTTTGTGGAAATCACCTCGTCTGACCCGTTTCTTGCCGGCATTTACGCCGAACTCGAAGATGGCAGCGACACCATCGCCCCCGAACTCATGGCCTCCGCCATCGCCCACCTGGAAAAATACGCCGAACTCATGGGCGAAGTCAACCGCCAGGTACTCGCCGCCATGCGCACCAAAGCCACCGCCGGTGAACTGGCCGACTACCTGGCCGGTCTACTTGGCCTGCCCTTCGAGCTACAACTTCAACTCCTTACCAACACCAACGGCCTGGAACGGCTGGAAATGGTCCAGCAGCACCTGGAACAAGAAATCCGCATTGCGGAAGTCAAGCAATCCATTCAGCAAGACGCGCGCCAGAGCGCGGAAAAAGCGCAGCGCGAATTCATGCTGCGGGAGCAGATGAAGTCGATTCGCAAGGAATTGGGGGAAGACGAACCCGACCTGATCGAAGAACTGCGGGCAAAAGTGGAAGACGCCAACATGCCGGAGGAAGTCAACAAGCGCGCCCTGGAGGAAATCAAGCGACTGGAGCGGCAAGGACAGCATAGCGCCGAAGCCAGCGTGATCCGCACCTATCTGGAATGGCTGATTGAAATTCCCTGGACCATCCTCACCGAAGATAATCTGGACACCAACCACGTGCGCCAGGTTCTGGACGAAGACCATTACGGCCTGGAAGATGTGAAGGACCGCATCGTGGAATACGTAGCCGTGCGCAAACTCGCCGGTTCCAACATGAAGGGAGCCATTATCAACCTCAACGGGCCTCCCGGCGTGGGCAAGACCTCCATCGCCTCCTCCGTGGCGCGGGCCATGGGGCGGAAGATGGTGCGCATCAGCCTCGGCGGTGTGCGCGACGAAGCGGAAATCCGCGGCCATCGCCGCACCTACATTGGGGCCATCCCCGGACGCCTCATCCGCGCCCTGCGGGACGCGAAAACGCGCAATCCGGTGATCGTGTTGGACGAAATCGACAAAGTTGGCTCCGACTGGCGCGGCGACCCCAGTTCCGCGCTGCTGGAAGTACTGGACCCGGAGCAGAATCACTCCTTCACCGATCATTACCTGGAAGTGCCCGTCGATTTGAGCCAGGTCGTCTTCATCACGACCTCCAACACGACCAGCACGATTCCCGAACCGCTGTTTGACCGCATGGAAAGCATCAGCATGGCGGGCTACATCGAAGACGAAAAGCTGTGTATCGCCCGCGATTACCTCATCCGCAAGCAAAAGGAAGCCAACGGCATCGGCGCCGTGGACGCTTCCATCACGGATGCCGCGCTGCGAAAAATGGTACGTCACCACACACGTGAAGCAGGCGTGCGCCAGTTTGAGCGCAATATCGGCTCAGTCGTGCGCAAACTGGCGGTGAAAGTCGCCGAGGGCGAAGATGGCCCATTTGTCGTGGATGAAGAGGATGTGACGACCTTCCTCGGACCGGACAAGTTCACGTATGGCACGGCGGAGGAAAAGGACGAGGTGGGCGTCTCCACCGGTCTGGCGGTCAGCGGCTATGGCGGGGATGTGCTGTCCATTGAAGTGAGCCTGATGGAAGGGAATGGGCGCGTCATCCTCACCGGTTCGCTGGGCGAGGTGATGCAGGAGTCGGCGCAGGCGGCGCTGACCTATGCACGGGCGAATGCGCGGCGGTTGGGACTGGAGCCGGCGGTGTTCGATAAAATTAACATTCACATTCATGTGCCGGCAGGCGCGACGCCCAAAGATGGTCCTAGCGCGGGCACGGCCATGGCCACGGCGATTATTTCCGCGCTCACGCGCCGTCCGGTGAGCCGGGATGTGGCCATGACGGGCGAGGTGACGTTGCGGGGCAAGGTGCTGGCAATTGGCGGGTTGAAAGCGAAAACGATTGCGGCGCATCGTGCCGGCATTAAAACCGTCCTTCTTCCCAAAGACAACGCCAAAGACATCCCTGAGCTGCCGGATCGCATCCGCAGCGACCTCAATCTAGTCGCCGTCAGCCACCTGGACGAAGTATTGGAGGTGGCCCTGCTGGACCCCGTTGGCCCACCCTTCATGGTTAACGCGGAGGACGATGGCGAGCAAAGCGGCATGAAACTGCCCCCGCCACCGACCGGCGATAGCAGCGGTGAAATTGTACGCGCCTGA